One stretch of Portunus trituberculatus isolate SZX2019 chromosome 23, ASM1759143v1, whole genome shotgun sequence DNA includes these proteins:
- the LOC123507761 gene encoding beta-1,4-mannosyl-glycoprotein 4-beta-N-acetylglucosaminyltransferase-like isoform X1, which yields MAHRVIWARSWGRTAAVCWRKTVVRTVVVMVVVQVFVATCVVSLWQLQKEEQGRKTHEWLRQQQEAPQRVGKYMLLFKSRFAPPADATTAPSLLRPQLKDDRTLPPELRQGVSPRVESVMSYYSGSGGGGLRRSDGGPRNKAKEEEEDPDVARGFVDEFVTYRSDDKLFLMFDDDNRNVKTTKMTPSYGHDNPVTMTKVPMKKSHYDDKAKLRSVLNTDGSEEDDTGEASEYRFKSYDPANPLKMRLKDDHGVYFEDVGSAVCFITGTDIKGSKRVGGNDCQCLDGYYGVDCGIPEAVWFDTYRNKYPDTQLRRRKVPRRIINGVTVHHEFAMFEARLHELYPAVDVFILAESNYTAHGDPKEFLFLKRLRRGYMKEFQDKLLYVSLDTFPKASETSGWVADAYIRYHLGIRGLPLLKGLREDDLFVLSDADELPSREVITFLKLYDGYPEPISFALQWNMFGFFWKKSAKDDWGKWVSENEERPSIVGSVVTLGMLKKVLFSNVFFIRTNIFWRNYEVFKRLKKYRDEQGHLVKEWVIGKAGHYAGWHCSWCFSPVDIVLKMDSAQANDEPRWGNMPEKKNLTYIASRIAEGVWFDDKEHFLPVRNTHQKHYAPRYLLQHPDLYRSLLYHPSYVLDLGQPRAPP from the exons aTCGTGGGGTCGAACAGCAGCCGTGTGTTGGAGGAAGACGGTCGTGaggactgtggtggtgatggtggtggtgcag gtGTTTGTGGCAACCTGCGTCGTGTCCTTGTGGCAGCTGCAGAAGGAAGAGCAAGGGAGGAAAACACACGAGTGGCtcaggcagcagcaggaggcgcCGCAGAGAGTCGGCAAGTACATGTTACTGTTTAAATCCCGTTTTGCGCCGCCAGCTGACGCCACCACTGCCCCCTCGCTACTACGACCCCAGCTGAAGGATGACCGTACTTTGCCCCCCGAGCTGCGTCAGGGGGTGTCGCCTAGAGTGGAGAGCGTGATGTCTTAttacagtggtagtggtgggggtggtttGAGGCGTAGCGATGGAGGACCAAGGAAtaaggcgaaggaagaggaggaagaccctGATGTGGCTCGTGGCTTCGTGGATGAGTTTGTGACGTATCGAAGTGACGATAAACTTTTCTTAATGTTTGACGATGACAATAGGAACGTTAAGACGACCAAAATGACACCTTCTTATGGCCACGACAACCCAGTAACGATGACTAAAGTGCCGATGAAGAAGTCACACTACGACGACAAGGCCAAGCTGCGCTCTGTCTTGAACACTGACGGGAGTGAGGAGGACGACACGGGTGAGGCGAGCGAGTACAGATTTAAGTCGTACGATCCAGCCAACCCATTAAAGATGAGGCTGAAGGACGACCACGGCGTGTATTTCGAAGATGTTGGCAGCGCTGTTTGCTTCATCACCGGGACAGACATAAAGGGTAGCAAGCGTGTCGGTGGGAACGATTGTCAATGTCTGGACGGCTACTACGGCGTGGACTGCGGCATTCCGGAGGCGGTGTGGTTCGATACGTATCGCAACAAATATCCGGACActcagctgaggaggaggaaggtgccGCGGAGAATCATCAACGGCGTGACGGTACACCACGAGTTTGCGATGTTCGAGGCGAGACTGCATGAACTGTACCCGGCAGTGGATGTCTTCATACTGGCCGAGTCCAACTACACGGCTCACGGCGACCCCAAGGAGTTTTTGTTTCTGAAGAGGCTACGGCGAGGATACATGAAAGAATTTCAGGACAAGTTACTGTACGTGAGTCTTGATACTTTCCCCAAGGCATCAGAAACCAGCGGGTGGGTGGCGGACGCCTACATCAGGTACCATCTTGGCATCCGCGGCCTGCCGCTCCTCAAGGGACTGCGGGAAGATGACCTGTTCGTGCTCTCTGATGCTGACGAGCTGCCATCGCGGGAAGTGATCActttcctgaagctgtatgacGGTTACCCAGAACCCATTAGCTTTGCCCTTCAGTGGAACATGTTCGGGTTCTTCTGGAAGAAGTCGGCGAAGGATGACTGGGGCAAGTGGGTGTCTGAGAATGAGGAGAGACCCAGTATCGTCGGCTCCGTGGTTACATTGGGAATGCTGAAGAAAGTACTCTTCAGTAACGTATTCTTCATTCGCACCAATATCTTCTGGCGAAACTACGAGGTGTTCAAGAGACTCAAGAAGTACCGCGATGAGCAGGGCCATCTGGTGAAGGAGTGGGTGATAGGGAAGGCGGGGCACTACGCCGGCTGGCACTGCTCTTGGTGCTTCAG CCCAGTCGATATCGTGCTCAAGATGGACTCCGCGCAGGCCAACGATGAGCCTCGCTGGGGGAACATGCCGGAGAAGAAAAACCTCACCTACATTGCCTCCAGGATAGCAGAGGGCGT GTGGTTTGATGATAAAGAACACTTCCTGCCAGTGAGGAACACCCACCAGAAGCACTACGCCCCTCGCTACCTGCTGCAGCACCCGGATCTCTACCGCTCCCTCCTTTACCACCCCAGCTATGTCCTCGACCTGGGCCAGCCGAGGGCGCCACCGTAG
- the LOC123507761 gene encoding beta-1,4-mannosyl-glycoprotein 4-beta-N-acetylglucosaminyltransferase-like isoform X2 has product MWSVRSWGRTAAVCWRKTVVRTVVVMVVVQVFVATCVVSLWQLQKEEQGRKTHEWLRQQQEAPQRVGKYMLLFKSRFAPPADATTAPSLLRPQLKDDRTLPPELRQGVSPRVESVMSYYSGSGGGGLRRSDGGPRNKAKEEEEDPDVARGFVDEFVTYRSDDKLFLMFDDDNRNVKTTKMTPSYGHDNPVTMTKVPMKKSHYDDKAKLRSVLNTDGSEEDDTGEASEYRFKSYDPANPLKMRLKDDHGVYFEDVGSAVCFITGTDIKGSKRVGGNDCQCLDGYYGVDCGIPEAVWFDTYRNKYPDTQLRRRKVPRRIINGVTVHHEFAMFEARLHELYPAVDVFILAESNYTAHGDPKEFLFLKRLRRGYMKEFQDKLLYVSLDTFPKASETSGWVADAYIRYHLGIRGLPLLKGLREDDLFVLSDADELPSREVITFLKLYDGYPEPISFALQWNMFGFFWKKSAKDDWGKWVSENEERPSIVGSVVTLGMLKKVLFSNVFFIRTNIFWRNYEVFKRLKKYRDEQGHLVKEWVIGKAGHYAGWHCSWCFSPVDIVLKMDSAQANDEPRWGNMPEKKNLTYIASRIAEGVWFDDKEHFLPVRNTHQKHYAPRYLLQHPDLYRSLLYHPSYVLDLGQPRAPP; this is encoded by the exons ATGTGGAGCGTTAG aTCGTGGGGTCGAACAGCAGCCGTGTGTTGGAGGAAGACGGTCGTGaggactgtggtggtgatggtggtggtgcag gtGTTTGTGGCAACCTGCGTCGTGTCCTTGTGGCAGCTGCAGAAGGAAGAGCAAGGGAGGAAAACACACGAGTGGCtcaggcagcagcaggaggcgcCGCAGAGAGTCGGCAAGTACATGTTACTGTTTAAATCCCGTTTTGCGCCGCCAGCTGACGCCACCACTGCCCCCTCGCTACTACGACCCCAGCTGAAGGATGACCGTACTTTGCCCCCCGAGCTGCGTCAGGGGGTGTCGCCTAGAGTGGAGAGCGTGATGTCTTAttacagtggtagtggtgggggtggtttGAGGCGTAGCGATGGAGGACCAAGGAAtaaggcgaaggaagaggaggaagaccctGATGTGGCTCGTGGCTTCGTGGATGAGTTTGTGACGTATCGAAGTGACGATAAACTTTTCTTAATGTTTGACGATGACAATAGGAACGTTAAGACGACCAAAATGACACCTTCTTATGGCCACGACAACCCAGTAACGATGACTAAAGTGCCGATGAAGAAGTCACACTACGACGACAAGGCCAAGCTGCGCTCTGTCTTGAACACTGACGGGAGTGAGGAGGACGACACGGGTGAGGCGAGCGAGTACAGATTTAAGTCGTACGATCCAGCCAACCCATTAAAGATGAGGCTGAAGGACGACCACGGCGTGTATTTCGAAGATGTTGGCAGCGCTGTTTGCTTCATCACCGGGACAGACATAAAGGGTAGCAAGCGTGTCGGTGGGAACGATTGTCAATGTCTGGACGGCTACTACGGCGTGGACTGCGGCATTCCGGAGGCGGTGTGGTTCGATACGTATCGCAACAAATATCCGGACActcagctgaggaggaggaaggtgccGCGGAGAATCATCAACGGCGTGACGGTACACCACGAGTTTGCGATGTTCGAGGCGAGACTGCATGAACTGTACCCGGCAGTGGATGTCTTCATACTGGCCGAGTCCAACTACACGGCTCACGGCGACCCCAAGGAGTTTTTGTTTCTGAAGAGGCTACGGCGAGGATACATGAAAGAATTTCAGGACAAGTTACTGTACGTGAGTCTTGATACTTTCCCCAAGGCATCAGAAACCAGCGGGTGGGTGGCGGACGCCTACATCAGGTACCATCTTGGCATCCGCGGCCTGCCGCTCCTCAAGGGACTGCGGGAAGATGACCTGTTCGTGCTCTCTGATGCTGACGAGCTGCCATCGCGGGAAGTGATCActttcctgaagctgtatgacGGTTACCCAGAACCCATTAGCTTTGCCCTTCAGTGGAACATGTTCGGGTTCTTCTGGAAGAAGTCGGCGAAGGATGACTGGGGCAAGTGGGTGTCTGAGAATGAGGAGAGACCCAGTATCGTCGGCTCCGTGGTTACATTGGGAATGCTGAAGAAAGTACTCTTCAGTAACGTATTCTTCATTCGCACCAATATCTTCTGGCGAAACTACGAGGTGTTCAAGAGACTCAAGAAGTACCGCGATGAGCAGGGCCATCTGGTGAAGGAGTGGGTGATAGGGAAGGCGGGGCACTACGCCGGCTGGCACTGCTCTTGGTGCTTCAG CCCAGTCGATATCGTGCTCAAGATGGACTCCGCGCAGGCCAACGATGAGCCTCGCTGGGGGAACATGCCGGAGAAGAAAAACCTCACCTACATTGCCTCCAGGATAGCAGAGGGCGT GTGGTTTGATGATAAAGAACACTTCCTGCCAGTGAGGAACACCCACCAGAAGCACTACGCCCCTCGCTACCTGCTGCAGCACCCGGATCTCTACCGCTCCCTCCTTTACCACCCCAGCTATGTCCTCGACCTGGGCCAGCCGAGGGCGCCACCGTAG